In Zingiber officinale cultivar Zhangliang chromosome 1A, Zo_v1.1, whole genome shotgun sequence, a genomic segment contains:
- the LOC122008870 gene encoding uncharacterized protein LOC122008870 yields MARVSAVEWLRGGSGRCCCSFKRITFVICCVNLVAALLVIHSFYTSFFFCPSSGLNRNYLADQTKKMEESIRIRREMGPLALVNAARMLRMKLSKEEKKGCIQLSQLVMHKLASEILQMLQGVDNTNVTEQ; encoded by the exons ATGGCGAGGGTCAGCGCGGTTGAGTGGTTGAGGGGCGGAAGCGGCAGATGCTGCTGTTCCTTCAAGCGGATCACCTTTGTGATTTGCTGTGTTAATCTGGTTGCCGCGCTCCTCGTGATTCATTCGTTCTACACTTCCTTCTTCTTCTGCCCTTCGTCTGGGCTCAACCGAAATTATCTCGCCG ATCAGACAAAGAAAATGGAAGAATCGATCCGGATACGAAGAGAAATGGGGCCTTTGGCTCTCGTTAATGCG GCGAGGATGCTCAGAATGAAGTTATCCAAAGAAGAGAAAAAGGGGTGTATTCAGTTGTCACAACTGGTGATGCATAAGTTGGCCAGCGAGATTCTGCAGATGCTGCAAGGTGTCGACAATACTAACGTGACGGAACAATAG